The genomic segment GGCGGCGGCCGCTGCCTCGTGTTTCCTCCCGGAAATGTGCGTTGGCTCTCCTCTACCGGTGAGAGAGCCAACTTCATTTCCACAAAGGAGGAAAGAGGAGGGCCTCAACGATCTTGAGGCCCTCAAGGCCAAGGAGTGGATCGCCGCGCACGCCCTCACACGCTGAGGGCCTTCATGTGAAGCCTCCGGTCCCTGGGGGCTTCCCTTCTCCATCGATTAAACTTTGCCGTGGCGTTTGAAAATTGGTTGCGCGAGATGCCTAGGCGACATTCAGCGGGCGAGCGCACAGCACTTCGTCGTTGCGGAGGGCTTCTAGGGCAGTTGCAGGCACGGCGGTAACGGCGATGGTGTCGCTGACGGCATTAAAGACCTCAATCGAGTCCCCTTCTGTGCCGTCGGGCGCAATATGATGGTCTACCAGTTTCAGGATGTCGCCCCGTCGGAGCCGGTGCTCCAGCAGATCGCGCGTCAACGCCACATCCGTGTACAGCTCAAATTTCATCGTGATATACCCCGGTTATCAGGAATCATGGACCAGTCGCATTCCTTTCTTGATCATAGCGGTCTCCCGGACCGAGGTCCCGCAACCGAAAGCGATCGACTCGCCACCTTTGCGCGGACCGTGCCGTATCGCCGGCCGCGAGGAGCTTGGCGCACCCTGACTTCTACATCTTGTCCCAGTAAAGAGAGAAAATGAACCAGGCGTTCGACCGAGAATCCGGCCATCTGTCCGGCCAATAACTTGGACACCTTGGCTTGATCGATTCCGAGGCGAGCGGCTGCCTCCACCTGCTTCCATCCTCGGCCTCTGATCGTTTCCTGAAGCGCCTGCAGTAAACTGCTTTTCAGAATCAGCTCAGCGGACCGTTGTCCGGAAAACCCGACGTCCCGAAAGATGTTCCCCGTGCCCTTCGTCACACGCGCGCGTTTCATAGACCTTCCTCCCTTCTCCACTTCAGCAGATCCGCATATCGGCTCTTGCCGAGTTCTACATCGGCTCTCGCCGTTTTCTGCGATCGCTTCTGAAAGACATGGAGGACGTACACCGCTTCTTCGAACTTGGCCACATAGAACACTCGATACGCGCCGCTGTCGTCCCGAACTCGAATTTCTTGCACCCCGGGTCCGATCGTCGGCATCGGCTTCCAGTCATCCGGCTCTTTCCCCTGTTGGACCTTGAATAACTGAAATCCGGCCGCTTCCCGCACACTGTCCGGAAGCCGTCGCAGATCTTCCCGTCATGTCCCGACGAAATGAACCGGCCTCATCCACCCCCATGCTATGCCAAAAGTGGCATACGCGCAAGAAGCCCGCTGAGTTTTGCTCAGCGGGCCTCTGACGGCCCGATCCCGGAACAATCAACAGGCCGACCCTTCAGTAGAGAAATATGGGGAAGCCGTTGCAACAGCGAGCCCTTGACAAACCTACGTATTTGTACGCTCTGAAACGAGGGAAGGGAGGGGCGACGTCTTCTCTCCCCGATGGCCGGATCACGACCCAACCGACAGGAAGACCGTGGCCCCGTCGCGTTTTACCAGCAGCAGGATGCGCTTGCCCGGAGCGAGCTCATTGCTCGCTCGCTCGAAGTCCCGAAGGGTCTTGATCGGCTTCCGATCGATTTCCCGGATGATGTCGCCCGGGCGCAAGCCGGCACGATCCGCCGGGCTTCCCGGTTCCACGTCCACAACCAGCACCCCTGCTTCTTTCCGTCCCGACCGCCCGCGCATGGTCGGCGGCACTTCGTCCACCGCGACTCCTTCCAGCGGGTGTTCCATGTGCTCTCCTTCAGGACCCGCGCGGGCGACCGGCTCGGCGGGCATTTCGGTGACGGTGACAGCCACCTCCTGCGTCCGGTTTCCGCGCAGAACGGAAAGCGCGACCGTCGTGCCCAGCTTGGTCTCGGCGACCAGCATGCGCAGATGCGCGGCGTCTTTGACCGGCGTTCCGTTATAGGCGGCAATCACGTCGCCGCGTCGAAGCTTCGCCTTGCCGGCCGGACCGTCTTCCAGGACATCCGACACCAGCGCGCCTTTCGCCGTCTCCGACAGACCGAACGCACGGGCCAGATCCGGCGTCAACTCCTGGACCCCGAGTCCCATCCACCCGCGGATCACCCGGCCGTGCTCAAGCAAGCTGGTCATGACGCTCTTGGCCATGTTGCGGGGGATCGCGAACCCAATGCCCATGAATCCGCCGGTCGGGGAAAAGATCGCGGTGTTGATCCCGATCAGCTCCCCCTTGAGGTTGACCAGCGCCCCGCCGGAATTGCCCGGGTTGATCGCGGCGTCGATTTGAATGAAATCCTCGTAATCGACGATGCCGACGTTCGCCCGCCCCACCGCGCTGATGATGCCCATGGTGACGGTCTCGTTCAGCCCGAACGGATTGCCCACGGCCAGCACGACTTCCCCGACGCGCAGGCGGCTGGAGTCCCCCCACGGCAACGTCGGCAGATTCGTCGCGTCGATTTTGATGACGGCGATGTCCGTGCGGGCGTCGGTGCCGACGACTTTCGCTCTGAATGTGCGCTTGTCGGCCAACAGGACCTGCACTTCCGTGGCGTCCTGCACCACGTGATTATCGGTCACAATGTAGCCGTCCGGGCTGACGATCACGCCCGAGCCCTGCCCTTGTTCGGGCGGCGGAAAACCCCGCTCGAACTCCTCGCCGAAAAACCGCCGCGAGTAGGGATCTCCGAACGGCCCGCCGCGAGCCTCCGGCCTGAAGGTCGAAGAGATATTGACCACCGCCGTTTTGGCCCGGGCGGGTGCGTCGATGAACGCTTCGTTGATGGCTAAACCCGTCGGCGTCGTGACAGCGCCGGCCGGCGCTGCGCCTCCGGCCTGCTCGGGCAGCAACACACACGTTTGGGCCGCCAGCCCGATGCATAGAAAGACGACGATCCGGCGCAGCCCATTCACCAGTCGCGCCCGCATACCTGCCCTCACCATTCCGCGTCCGCCCATCGTCATCCCTGCGGAAACGCGCCGGCATACACCGGCTGTGGGCGGCCGGTTGTGCGATTGTCCTTATATATTTTTTAAGTAAGCAGGCCCCGCGAACGGTCAAGAATCCCAGGCCGCTCCCGCCTCCGTCCTGCCCGGTTCGCGCTCGCGCCGCGCGCTCTTGACCGGTCACAGGGCATGATTATGTTCAGAAGCGGAACTTGGCGAGCTGGATCGGGACGGTGAGCGTCGTTCCGGCAATTACCGGCGACGTCCGGTCTCCACCGTTCCCCTTTTCGCTGGAGTCCTTTCGTTTCGATCCTCCTTGCCGATTTCCGATCTTCATGAGAAAGGAGGGATGCCGCTATGACGTTGGTCCCGTATGTGCCGAACTTGATGCGAC from the Nitrospirota bacterium genome contains:
- a CDS encoding DUF4926 domain-containing protein gives rise to the protein MKFELYTDVALTRDLLEHRLRRGDILKLVDHHIAPDGTEGDSIEVFNAVSDTIAVTAVPATALEALRNDEVLCARPLNVA
- a CDS encoding helix-turn-helix transcriptional regulator, encoding MKRARVTKGTGNIFRDVGFSGQRSAELILKSSLLQALQETIRGRGWKQVEAAARLGIDQAKVSKLLAGQMAGFSVERLVHFLSLLGQDVEVRVRQAPRGRRYGTVRAKVASRSLSVAGPRSGRPL
- a CDS encoding type II toxin-antitoxin system RelE/ParE family toxin; amino-acid sequence: MRRLPDSVREAAGFQLFKVQQGKEPDDWKPMPTIGPGVQEIRVRDDSGAYRVFYVAKFEEAVYVLHVFQKRSQKTARADVELGKSRYADLLKWRREEGL
- a CDS encoding DegQ family serine endoprotease, producing MRARLVNGLRRIVVFLCIGLAAQTCVLLPEQAGGAAPAGAVTTPTGLAINEAFIDAPARAKTAVVNISSTFRPEARGGPFGDPYSRRFFGEEFERGFPPPEQGQGSGVIVSPDGYIVTDNHVVQDATEVQVLLADKRTFRAKVVGTDARTDIAVIKIDATNLPTLPWGDSSRLRVGEVVLAVGNPFGLNETVTMGIISAVGRANVGIVDYEDFIQIDAAINPGNSGGALVNLKGELIGINTAIFSPTGGFMGIGFAIPRNMAKSVMTSLLEHGRVIRGWMGLGVQELTPDLARAFGLSETAKGALVSDVLEDGPAGKAKLRRGDVIAAYNGTPVKDAAHLRMLVAETKLGTTVALSVLRGNRTQEVAVTVTEMPAEPVARAGPEGEHMEHPLEGVAVDEVPPTMRGRSGRKEAGVLVVDVEPGSPADRAGLRPGDIIREIDRKPIKTLRDFERASNELAPGKRILLLVKRDGATVFLSVGS